A stretch of DNA from Dehalococcoidia bacterium:
CAGGCGGGGGTGCCGGCCGAGGCTGTGCAGCTGGTGGAGAACACCGACCGCGCCCTGGTGGGACACCTGCTGAAGATGAGGGAATACATCGACCTCATGGTGCCCCGCGGCGGCGCTGAGCTGATCCGCTTCGTGGCCGAGAACGCCACCATGCCAGTGCTGGTGGGCGGTATCGGCGTGTGCCACACTTATGTCGACCGAGCGGCCGACCTGGAGAAAGCGCTGCGGGTGGTGGACAACGCCAAGACCCGCCGCTGGTCCATCTGCAACGCTCTGGACACCCTGCTGGTGCACCGGGAGATCGCTCCTGCCTTTCTGCCCCGTCTGGCCCGCGTCTGGGCGGAGAAGGGCATAGAGATGCGCTGCGACCCCGAGGCCCTGGCCATTCTGGAGGGGCAGGAGATCGAAGGCCTGAAGCTGAGGTCGGCCAGCCCCGAGGACTTCGGCCATGAATTCCTGGCGCCCATCGCCGCCGTGAAGGTGGTAGGCTCCCTGGACGAGGCCCTGGAACACATCGACCGCTATGGGACCGGCCACTCGGACGCCATCGTCACCGAGGACTACTCGGCAGCCATGCGCTTCCTGGACGAAGTGGACACGGCGGTGGTATACGTCAACGCTAGCACCCAGTTCACCGACGGGGCCCAGTTCGGGCTGGGGGCCGAGATCATCGACTCCACCCAGAAGACCATCGCCCGCGGGCCGGTGGGTTTGCGGGAGATCACCACCTATAAATGGTTCGTCCTGGGCAACGGGCATGTGCGCCCCTAGCCCGGGCAGAAGGAGGCAACTGATGGGAGGTTTCCACTTCGAGCGCGAGTACCGCACCCCCTACTCCGAGTGCTACACCATCGAGCTGAACGAGGACGAGGTGGGGCGAGTAGACCTCCACTACGGCACCGAGGTGGTCTACGCGACGCTGGTGGTGAGCGAGCGGCTGACCCAGGACGAGATCCGCCAGCTCATCGGCGAGATAGACGAACGCCTGGTGCTCACCTCCGACCCCCTGCGAGAGGACTTCGTGGTCACCGTCTGGGT
This window harbors:
- a CDS encoding glutamate-5-semialdehyde dehydrogenase, with translation MGRAARQAAKALARIPTAIKDRALEGIARALEESQEEVLAANRLDLEEGRRLGLSEAVLDRLALSSDKLRAIAADVRTVARLPDPVGEVIEMRTLPNGMQVGRRRVPLGVIAAVYESRPNVTVDIASLCLKAGNACILRGGKEAINSNRALARLIREAIAQAGVPAEAVQLVENTDRALVGHLLKMREYIDLMVPRGGAELIRFVAENATMPVLVGGIGVCHTYVDRAADLEKALRVVDNAKTRRWSICNALDTLLVHREIAPAFLPRLARVWAEKGIEMRCDPEALAILEGQEIEGLKLRSASPEDFGHEFLAPIAAVKVVGSLDEALEHIDRYGTGHSDAIVTEDYSAAMRFLDEVDTAVVYVNASTQFTDGAQFGLGAEIIDSTQKTIARGPVGLREITTYKWFVLGNGHVRP